From the genome of Bacteroidales bacterium:
GGAACCCATGCAATTTGAAGGGTGTAATTGAATCCGATGAGCACGGCAAAAACTGCTACAAAGATAACGGCCAACAGGGCAGGTACCCTTTGTGAGGGTGAAACAGCCAACTGGTAAGCTGAAGCAATAAAAAAGGCAAATCCCAGTATCAACAGAAAGCCACCGGCCCATGCCAGATTTTGAACGGGATGGTAGTTGTTGATAAATGTTTGCACATCTACCCAGTCTGGTTGTGACTGGATCAGTGTTATAAAATATACCCCGGGAGGTCCCGAAAGGATGATCCCGGCGATAACAATGGCTGCCGAAATGGCGATAAGCCTGTACATAATTCCCGGTTTTGTCATGGTTTAATGAATTATTCGTTAGAAAATATCCCTAATATTAAATGTTGATTTATTGCACATTAACATCTCAGAAGTTTGCATAATGACCCGCTTACATTCCAATACCCTAAAAATAGACATTTTTATTCAGAAATCAACAATTTCTTTTCAGAATGTCTAATTATAGACATCAATTCAGTGTTGCTATCGCTGTTTGCCTTCTGCGAAGGCGCGGAGAAATAAGGAAAAGCAAGCATCGGCTAAGCCTGTGCCCCTGGCAGGTCTATTGCTCTAATTTTTTTTAAAACCTTTACCCTTACTGCGAAAACAACTAAATGACCACCAATGAAAATAAATGACTATTTAATGACAATCAAACTCCCGACAAGCGCTTCGTCAAACATTCAAACGAATTGTCAGAACCTCATATCAATCACCTCCACATCGGGGTGGTCTTCCTCGTTGAATACAAAAGCAGAATCATCCACAGGCTGGTTGGTTTTCATGTTCTTAATGTTGATGCGGTACCGGGAGCCGTCTTTGGCAAATATTTTTGCCGAATGGATCCGGATGTTATCCCGGGTAAGGTTCAGCCGGATCCTGCTGTAATCTTTGTCGAGCTCTTCGGGATAAAGGTCTACCAAATAAACTTCCTCTCCTTTACTGGTCTCTTTGCCCAGGTATTTGTACTTAAAATCTTTCTTGTAAATGTCGAATATTTGATGGGGGTGATTGATGATGTCGGAGTCTTCGTTCTTTACCGGCTCCGAGATATTCACTTCATTGGGGCCATGCAGATGGTTCCACAGGGTCTTGCCGTTGTAATATATTGTGGAATTCCTCAGCTCCAGCTTATACTTTTCACCCTTCATGATGATGGAGCCGTTCCATTTGTTTTCACTTTCTGTTTGGAGGTTTTTGTAAAAAAAAGTGAAATCGGCTGTGATGTTGTCGTAGCCGTTGTGTTTCTCCGCCAGGGTTTTGAGGAGTTTCTCTGCATTTTTGTCTTGGCTGTGAGTGTTAAAAGCCGCCAGCAATGCGATTATTAAAAGTACAATGTATCTCATTTCTTAATTCACCTATTGATTTGTATTAAAAAAATTACTCAAATATTGTTCCAATGCATATTCATCGGGAAATTGGACTGTTCGGGCCTTGCTACCTTCGTGGGGGCCCACTATGTTGGCCGCTTCCAACTGATCCATGATCCTTCCGGCCCGGTTGT
Proteins encoded in this window:
- a CDS encoding outer membrane lipoprotein carrier protein LolA, producing MRYIVLLIIALLAAFNTHSQDKNAEKLLKTLAEKHNGYDNITADFTFFYKNLQTESENKWNGSIIMKGEKYKLELRNSTIYYNGKTLWNHLHGPNEVNISEPVKNEDSDIINHPHQIFDIYKKDFKYKYLGKETSKGEEVYLVDLYPEELDKDYSRIRLNLTRDNIRIHSAKIFAKDGSRYRINIKNMKTNQPVDDSAFVFNEEDHPDVEVIDMRF